Proteins encoded together in one Corallococcus soli window:
- a CDS encoding hemerythrin domain-containing protein yields the protein MSVPSDFVSLGALHRELEELFLLHQEALMGMDLPVARERLARYREDLTRHLEAEEALLLPELPRAGRIRGAAPELFTGEHQRMLELLAKCQDAVDALEPAAPDYRRAVLRVFDMESTFKHLEHHHSLREETHLFPALDRVLDGPERQALLAAFLARAEPPEHG from the coding sequence ATGTCCGTGCCCTCCGACTTCGTCAGCCTTGGCGCGCTCCACCGCGAGCTGGAGGAGCTGTTCCTGCTGCACCAGGAGGCGCTGATGGGCATGGACCTGCCCGTGGCCCGCGAGCGGCTGGCGCGCTACCGCGAGGACCTCACGCGGCACCTGGAGGCGGAGGAGGCCCTGCTGCTGCCGGAGCTGCCCCGGGCCGGGAGGATTCGCGGTGCCGCGCCGGAGCTCTTCACCGGCGAGCACCAGCGCATGCTGGAACTGCTGGCGAAGTGTCAGGACGCGGTGGACGCGTTGGAGCCAGCGGCACCGGACTACCGCCGCGCGGTGCTGCGGGTGTTCGACATGGAGAGCACGTTCAAGCACCTGGAGCACCACCACTCGCTGCGCGAGGAGACGCACCTGTTCCCCGCGTTGGACCGGGTGCTGGACGGGCCGGAGCGACAGGCGCTGCTGGCCGCGTTCCTCGCCCGCGCGGAGCCGCCGGAACACGGGTAG